A single region of the Brassica rapa cultivar Chiifu-401-42 chromosome A03, CAAS_Brap_v3.01, whole genome shotgun sequence genome encodes:
- the LOC103861752 gene encoding uncharacterized protein LOC103861752: MELEFSAIWMIFLCMCYSLMISYNRGIVEAAETLKSVDDLDIEQELKIINRPAVKIIKSIYGERYGCVDFYKQPGFDHPSMRNHTFFHDKMRMSYPEGSTKHRREKLSKNHFGHLWENGVGCPVGTVPILRVTKTDFLRLKSLGGDNSNPRGSWNNTYEPMLSGNDHHVSVLPQSFLFYN, from the exons ATGGAATTGGAGTTTTCAGCAATATGGATGATTTTCTTATGCATGTGTTATAGCCTTATGATAAGCTATAACCGGGGCATCGTCGAAGCAGCTGAGACATTAAAAAGTGTTGACGATTTGGACATAGAGCAAGAACTTAAGATTATTAACAGACCTGCGGTTAAAATCATCAAG TCTATATATGGTGAACGGTATGGGTGCGTGGATTTCTACAAACAACCAGGATTTGATCACCCATCCATGAGGAATCACACATTCTTCCATGATAAG ATGCGTATGTCATACCCCGAAGGATCAACAAAGCATAGGAGGGAGAAACTTAGTAAAAATCATTTTGGTCACTTATGGGAGAATGGTGTTGGCTGCCCTGTTGGTACGGTTCCTATACTTAGAGTCACTAAAACCGATTTCTTGAGATTGAAATCGCTCGGTGGTGACAATTCTAATCCCCGAGGTTCATGGAACAATACTTATGAACCTATGCTTTCCGGTAATGACCATCATGTAAGTGTACTTCctcaaagttttttattttacaattag